One Nostoc punctiforme PCC 73102 DNA window includes the following coding sequences:
- a CDS encoding chemotaxis protein CheW → MTSTNITLPLKPNQNNLADSYLKFQLNQQTAAVLSMKHTQEAILVPIESVTSMPNMPTCILGLMNWRSRIIWVVDLPRMLNLESLDYRLRQYSTIVIQVESLVLGLVVQEIKGTTKFIADEIHSPIGQVASSLVPYLCGCVVQQEEILLVLDAQAIGQSSILRSD, encoded by the coding sequence ATGACCAGTACAAACATTACACTTCCTTTAAAACCAAATCAAAATAATTTAGCAGACAGTTATCTAAAGTTTCAGCTCAATCAACAGACTGCTGCTGTTTTATCAATGAAGCATACGCAAGAAGCAATTCTTGTGCCTATTGAATCTGTAACCTCAATGCCTAATATGCCCACCTGCATATTAGGATTAATGAATTGGCGGAGTCGGATCATTTGGGTAGTTGATTTGCCAAGAATGCTCAATTTAGAATCTCTCGATTATCGACTGCGGCAATACAGTACAATCGTTATCCAAGTTGAATCATTAGTGCTAGGTTTAGTTGTGCAAGAAATAAAAGGTACAACTAAGTTCATTGCTGATGAGATTCATTCTCCTATAGGACAGGTGGCATCCAGTCTAGTTCCTTATTTATGTGGCTGCGTTGTCCAACAAGAAGAAATCTTGCTGGTATTAGATGCACAGGCAATTGGGCAGTCTTCTATTCTCCGCAGTGATTAA
- a CDS encoding response regulator transcription factor yields MSLTLLGTILIVEDSPSELELMSHYLKESGYNVIKASGAKEGLEKAVLEKPDAIVTDVVMPEMSGFELCRSLRRNPITAKVPIVICSSKNQEIDRLWAMRQGADAYITKPYTREHLLRTIKSVVI; encoded by the coding sequence GTGAGTCTGACTTTACTTGGCACAATTCTGATTGTAGAAGATTCTCCCAGTGAATTGGAACTAATGAGTCATTATCTCAAAGAGAGTGGTTACAACGTAATTAAAGCAAGTGGTGCAAAAGAAGGTTTAGAAAAAGCTGTGTTAGAAAAACCAGATGCGATCGTTACTGATGTAGTAATGCCAGAAATGAGCGGATTTGAATTGTGTCGTTCTCTGAGGAGAAATCCGATTACTGCAAAAGTGCCGATTGTGATTTGTAGTTCCAAAAATCAAGAGATTGACCGTTTATGGGCGATGAGACAAGGTGCAGATGCCTACATAACTAAACCTTACACCCGCGAACATCTCCTACGTACTATTAAATCAGTGGTAATTTGA